One Tripterygium wilfordii isolate XIE 37 chromosome 10, ASM1340144v1, whole genome shotgun sequence DNA segment encodes these proteins:
- the LOC120007442 gene encoding cytochrome P450 CYP749A22-like, whose translation MIPQQSLAILLSSSFLLYLVFTLIKFLRKVWWTPFRIQSLMASQGIQGPPYKFIYGNTKAILSMRSKSISKPMDHLSHDTFSYVLPDISSWFNKYGMNFLVWYGTEASLMVSESELFKEILNDRKTCPKRDSQAYGKKLVGDGLVTSNGEKWAKMRKLANYAFHAESLKNMIPAMISSAEVMIERWRNHEGKEIEVYEEFRLFTSEVISRTAFGSSYIEGKNIFDMLRKLTVLMSRNDLKVPLPIISKIYKSRDEIEAEKLEKGIRESVLEIIKKREEKMRTGEAKDYGSDFLGVLVKAYHEKDESKKISFEDLIDECKTFYVSGQETTNSLLAWTIMILAIHTDWQEKARKEVLMIFGHKKPNSDGIARLKMMSMIINETLRLYSPVLVLHRKTSREARLGKLTLPAGIQLQVPIIALHHDSNIWGEDAHLFKPERFSEGVAKATNNNVTAYFPFGAGPRTCVGVNFAITEAKIALSMILQCYNFTLSPAYVHSPHHVLTLCPQHGVQVILHSLKK comes from the exons ATGATCCCACAACAAAGCCTGGCAATCCTTCTTTCAAGCTCTTTTTTACTGTACCTTGTCTTCACTTTGATCAAGTTCCTTCGCAAAGTATGGTGGACTCCATTCCGGATACAATCTCTCATGGCTTCCCAGGGAATTCAAGGTCCTCCATACaagttcatctatggaaacACCAAAGCCATACTCAGCATGAGATCCAAATCGATATCCAAACCCATGGATCATCTCTCACATGACACATTCTCTTATGTCCTGCCTGACATATCCTCATGGTTCAACAAATATG GGAtgaattttcttgtttggtATGGTACTGAAGCTTCCCTGATGGTTTCGGAATCAGAGCTGTTCAAAGAGATACTGAACGATAGAAAAACTTGCCCAAAAAGAGACTCCCAAGCATATGGGAAAAAGCTGGTAGGAGATGGCCTTGTGACATCCAATGGTGAAAAATGGGCTAAGATGAGGAAGCTCGCGAACTACGCTTTCCATGCAGAGAGTTTAAAA AATATGATACCAGCTATGATTTCTAGTGCTGAAGTGATGATCGAGAGGTGGAGAAATCACGAAGGCAAAGAAATAGAGGTGTACGAAGAATTTAGGCTTTTCACATCTGAAGTAATTTCTAGGACGGCTTTTGGAAGCAGTTACATAGAAGGGAAGAACATTTTTGACATGTTAAGGAAGCTGACAGTGTTAATGTCGAGAAATGATCTTAAAGTTCCACTTCCTATCATCAG TAAGATTTATAAAAGTAGAGATGAGATTGAAGCAGAGAAGCTTGAAAAGGGAATAAGAGAATCTGTTTTAGAGATAattaagaagagagaagagaagatgaGGACAGGAGAAGCAAAAGACTATGGAAGTGATTTTCTTGGAGTATTGGTGAAGGCATATCATGAAAAAGACGAATCCAAGAAAATTTCATTTGAAGATTTAATTGATGAGTGCAAGACATTTTACGTTTCCGGACAAGAAACCACAAACTCCTTGCTTGCTTGGACTATTATGATATTAGCCATCCACACAGACTGGCAAGAGAAAGCAAGAAAGGAGGTGCTCATGATTTTCGGCCACAAAAAGCCAAATTCTGATGGCATTGCAAGACTAAAGATG ATGAGTATGATCATCAATGAAACACTAAGATTATACTCTCCGGTTTTGGTGTTGCATAGAAAAACCAGTAGAGAAGCTCGACTTGGGAAACTCACTTTGCCTGCTGGTATACAATTACAGGTCCCAATTATAGCACTTCACCATGACTCAAATATATGGGGAGAAGATGCTCATTTGTTCAAACCAGAGAGATTCTCGGAAGGGGTTGCTAAAGCAACAAACAATAACGTTACTGCATATTTTCCCTTTGGCGCAGGCCCGCGAACTTGTGTAGGCGTTAATTTTGCCATCACTGAAGCAAAAATTGCTCTTTCGATGATATTACAGTGCTACAACTTCACTCTCTCCCCGGCTTATGTCCATTCACCTCATCATGTTCTTACACTTTGCCCACAGCATGGAGTTCAGGTGATTCTTCACTCATTGAAAAAGTGA
- the LOC120007441 gene encoding cytochrome P450 CYP749A22-like: protein MSPFQRSLAILLSSSFFLYLVFILIKFLYKVWWTPFRIQSLMASQGIKGPPYRFLHGNTKAIHRMKQESLARPMKLLSHDIFSYTQPHLHSWFKKYGVNFLVWFGPQASLVVSEPEMIKEILKNKDGDYPKIDVNPYLKKLLGNGVASSNGEKWVKMRKLVSHPFHAESIKNMIPAMIASTEMMLERWKTHEGKEIDVFEEFQLFTSEVISRTAFGSSYIEGKNIFEMLSKLGAIISRNAHKVRFPGISKIYKSRDEIEAQKLQEGIRESILEIVQKKEENVRSEKLDDFGNDFLGVLMEAFHEKNESKKISVADLIDECQTFYMAGQETTNALLAWTIMLLASHPDWQEEARKEVLMIFGQQNPNSDGIAKLKIIGMVINETLRLYPPALGFHRKANREVQLGKLTLPAGILFHIPILALHNDSNRWGEDAHLFKPERFSEGVAKATNNDMAAYFPFGIGPRICVGINFAIHEAKIALSMILQRYSFTLSPAYVHAPQQVLTLRPKHGVQVILHSLKS from the exons ATGAGCCCATTCCAGAGAAGTCTAGCAATCCTTCTTtcaagctcttttttcttgtaccttgtattcattttgatcaAGTTCCTGTACAAAGTATGGTGGACTCCATTCCGGATACAGTCTCTCATGGCTTCCCAGGGTATCAAAGGTCCTCCTTACAGATTCCTGCATGGAAACACTAAAGCAATTCACAGGATGAAACAAGAATCATTAGCCAGACCCATGAAGCTTCTATCACATGACATATTCTCCTATACCCAGCCTCACCTACACTCATGGTTCAAGAAATATG GGGtgaattttcttgtttggtttGGTCCTCAAGCGTCCCTGGTAGTTTCAGAACCGGAGATGATCAAAGAGATACTGAAAAATAAAGATGGAGATTATCCAAAAATAGATGTCAATCCTTATCTGAAAAAGTTACTAGGAAATGGCGTCGCGTCATCCAATGGTGAAAAATGGGTTAAAATGAGGAAACTCGTGAGCCATCCTTTTCATGCAGAAAGCATAAAA AATATGATACCGGCTATGATTGCTAGTACTGAAATGATGCTGGAGAGGTGGAAAACTCATGAAGGCAAAGAAATAGACGTGTTTGAAGAATTTCAGCTATTCACGTCTGAAGTGATTTCAAGGACTGCTTTTGGAAGTAGTTACATAGAAGGGAAAAACATTTTTGAGATGTTAAGCAAGTTGGGTGCCATAATATCAAGAAATGCTCATAAAGTCAGATTTCCAGGCATCAG TAAGATATATAAAAGTAGAGATGAAATTGAAGCACAGAAGCTGCAAGAAGGAATAAGAGAATCCATACTAGAGATAgttcaaaagaaagaagagaatgtgAGGTCAGAAAAACTCGATGACTTTGGAAATGATTTTCTTGGGGTTTTGATGGAGGCATTTCATGAAAAGAACGAATCGAAGAAAATTTCAGTTGCAGATTTGATTGATGAGTGCCAGACATTTTATATGGCTGGACAAGAAACAACAAACGCCTTGCTTGCTTGGACTATCATGCTCCTAGCAAGCCACCCAGACTGGCAAGAGGAAGCAAGAAAGGAGGTGCTCATGATTTTTGGCCAGCAGAATCCAAATTCAGATGGCATTGCAAAACTAAAGATA ATCGGTATGGTGATAAATGAAACACTACGGCTATATCCTCCTGCTTTGGGGTTCCATAGAAAAGCCAATAGAGAAGTTCAACTAGGAAAACTCACTCTGCCTGCTGGTATCCTGTTTCATATCCCAATTCTAGCACTTCATAATGACTCTAATAGATGGGGAGAAGATGCCCATTTATTTAAACCAGAGAGATTCTCAGAAGGGGTTGCTAAAGCAACAAACAATGACATGGCTGCATATTTTCCATTCGGCATTGGGCCTCGAATTTGTGTGGGCATTAATTTTGCCATCCATGAAGCAAAAATTGCTCTCTCAATGATATTACAGCGCTACAGCTTCACTCTCTCCCCGGCTTATGTGCATGCCCCACAACAAGTTCTTACACTTCGTCCAAAGCATGGAGTTCAGGTAATTCTTCACTCATTGAAGAGCTAA
- the LOC120007439 gene encoding cytochrome P450 CYP749A22-like produces MIPQQSLVILLSSSLLLYLVFSLIKFLHKVWWSPFRIQSLMASQGIQGPPYKFMYGNTKAIISMRRESISKPMDHLSHDIFSYVLPHLSSFFNKYGMNFLVWYGPRASLVVSEPELIKEILNDKDQTYPKIDAEAYVKKLIGDGLVTSNGEKWAKMRKLVNYAFHAESLKNMIPAMISSAEVMIERWRNHEGKEIEVYEEFRLFTSEVISRTAFGSSYIEGKNIFDMLRKLKVLMSRNGLKVPLPVISKIYKSRDEIEAEKLEKGIRESVLEIIKKREEKVRTGETKDYGTDFLGVLVTAYHEKDESKKISVEDLIDECKTFYVAGQETTNSLLAWTIMILAIHTDWQNEARKEVLTIFGHEKPSSDGIAKLKMMSMIINETLRLYSPVLGLHRKHSREARLGKLTLPAGIQLHVPILALHHDSNIWGEDAHLFKPERFLEGVAKATNNNITAYIPFGAGPRICVGFNFAITEAKIALSMILQSYSFTLSPAYVHSPCQVLTLCPQHGVQVILHSLKNED; encoded by the exons ATGATCCCACAACAAAGCCTGGTAATCCTTCTTTCAAGCTCTTTGTTATTGTACCTTGTCTTCAGTTTGATCAAGTTCCTTCACAAAGTATGGTGGAGTCCATTCCGAATACAGTCTCTAATGGCTTCCCAGGGAATTCAAGGTCCTCCATACAAGTTCATGTATGGAAATACCAAAGCCATAATCAGCATGAGACGCGAATCGATCTCCAAACCCATGGATCATCTCTCACATGACATATTCTCTTATGTCCTGCCTCATCTATCCTCATTCTTCAACAAATATG GGAtgaattttcttgtttggtATGGTCCTCGAGCTTCCCTGGTAGTTTCGGAACCAGAGCTGATCAAAGAGATACTGAACGATAAAGATCAAACTTACCCCAAAATAGACGCCGAAGCATATGTGAAAAAGCTGATTGGAGATGGCCTAGTGACATCCAATGGCGAAAAATGGGCTAAGATGAGGAAGCTCGTGAACTACGCTTTCCATGCCGAGAGTTTAAAA AATATGATACCAGCTATGATTTCGAGTGCTGAAGTGATGATCGAGAGGTGGAGAAATCACGAAGGCAAAGAAATAGAGGTGTACGAAGAATTTAGGCTATTCACTTCTGAAGTAATCTCTAGGACGGCTTTTGGAAGTAGTTACATAGAAGGGAAGAACATTTTTGACATGTTAAGGAAGCTGAAAGTGTTAATGTCCAGAAATGGTCTTAAAGTTCCACTTCCTGTCATCAG TAAGATTTATAAAAGTAGAGATGAGATCGAAGCAGAGAAGCTTGAAAAGGGAATAAGAGAATCTGTTTTAGAGATAattaagaagagagaagagaaggtaAGGACAGGAGAAACAAAAGACTATGGAACTGATTTTCTTGGAGTATTGGTGACGGCTTATCATGAAAAAGACGAATCCAAGAAAATTTCAGTTGAAGATTTGATTGATGAGTGCAAGACATTTTACGTTGCTGGACAAGAAACAACAAACTCCTTGCTTGCTTGGACTATTATGATCTTAGCCATCCACACAGACTGGCAAAATGAAGCAAGAAAGGAGGTGCTCACGATTTTCGGCCATGAAAAACCAAGTTCTGATGGCATTGCAAAACTGAAGATG ATGAGTATGATCATCAATGAAACACTGAGATTATACTCCCCAGTTTTGGGGTTGCATAGAAAACACAGTAGAGAAGCTCGACTTGGGAAACTCACTCTGCCTGCTGGTATACAGTTACATGTCCCAATTCTAGCACTTCACCATGACTCTAATATATGGGGAGAAGATGCTCATTTGTTCAAACCAGAAAGATTCTTAGAAGGGGTTGCTAAAGCAACAAACAATAACATTACTGCCTATATTCCCTTCGGAGCAGGCCCGCGAATTTGTGTAGGCTTTAATTTTGCCATCACCGAAGCAAAAATTGCACTTTCGATGATATTACAGAGCTACAGCTTCACTCTCTCACCGGCTTATGTCCATTCGCCTTGTCAGGTTCTTACACTTTGCCCACAGCATGGAGTTCAGGTGATTCTTCACtcattgaaaaatgaagattaG